From one Nocardioides sp. Kera G14 genomic stretch:
- a CDS encoding helix-turn-helix transcriptional regulator, translating to MNTTAPYLTLPRPTSFYRGGLADAWGVMRTGRLGSAWRVLVAVDPTTLEPTQRAQHGTLLLTCQLAVGEVDAASGTAAALAALPEVDAGAVTAIQLAQGELATALGDHETALRHFEAAGTSAGADDPDLEPWRSGAAVASVRTGDRTRAVELAREELSHAEESVDLHRLAVSLRTLGTVDPSVDPIRTLQRALGLARHTDDLRLIAQISTDLAGLMLLTSNEAGRDELLELLRPAEAFAATEGLRPLQGRVSRLLERVAPDGDGGGDGAAVGVPALEQLTSAEQRVARLAANGMSNREIAHQLAVTVKGVEWHLSRVYRKLGIGSRTSLGSMLDAG from the coding sequence CGCTTGGGGCGTCATGCGTACCGGCCGTCTGGGCAGCGCCTGGCGCGTGCTCGTCGCCGTCGACCCGACGACGCTGGAGCCGACGCAGCGCGCCCAGCACGGCACCCTGCTGCTCACCTGCCAGCTCGCGGTCGGCGAGGTCGACGCCGCCTCCGGCACCGCGGCAGCGCTCGCGGCGCTGCCTGAGGTCGACGCCGGGGCGGTCACCGCCATCCAGCTCGCCCAGGGCGAGCTCGCCACCGCCCTCGGCGACCACGAGACCGCCCTCCGCCACTTCGAAGCCGCCGGTACGTCGGCCGGTGCGGACGATCCCGACCTGGAGCCCTGGCGCTCCGGCGCCGCCGTCGCCTCGGTGCGCACCGGTGACCGCACCCGTGCCGTCGAGCTGGCCCGCGAGGAGCTCTCCCACGCCGAGGAGTCCGTCGACCTGCACAGGCTCGCCGTGTCCCTGCGCACCCTCGGCACCGTCGACCCGTCCGTCGACCCCATCCGCACGCTCCAGCGTGCGCTCGGTCTCGCCCGGCACACCGACGACCTGCGCCTCATCGCCCAGATCAGCACCGACCTCGCCGGCCTGATGCTCCTCACCTCGAACGAGGCCGGCCGCGACGAGCTGCTCGAGCTGCTCCGTCCGGCCGAGGCCTTCGCCGCGACCGAGGGACTGCGACCGCTGCAGGGCCGGGTCTCCCGACTCCTCGAGCGAGTGGCGCCCGACGGTGACGGAGGGGGTGACGGTGCGGCTGTCGGCGTACCGGCACTGGAACAGCTGACCAGCGCCGAGCAGCGAGTCGCACGGCTCGCCGCCAACGGCATGAGCAACCGCGAGATCGCCCACCAGCTCGCCGTCACGGTCAAGGGTGTCGAGTGGCACCTGTCCCGGGTCTACCGCAAGCTCGGCATCGGCTCGCGCACGAGCCTCGGCTCGATGCTCGACGCCGGCTGA